From the genome of Aquila chrysaetos chrysaetos chromosome 12, bAquChr1.4, whole genome shotgun sequence, one region includes:
- the TRMT1L gene encoding TRMT1-like protein isoform X1, with amino-acid sequence MAAEEAAEALLVRLSPERRQPEREDDDEENPEGGGETAALNGVVVPGKEKSNNLDVKVTESELETEEKGMEEESTRESDSNILDVSSDYPREKHISIQRHLADLEKLADLKEDEKKPCPLCPEEKFKACYSHKLHRHLQNLHWKVSVAFEGYRMCICHLPCRPVKPNLIGDQTFSKMGAHYHCIICSATITRRTDMIGHINRHVNKGETESRFITVPAPKSSHEVLKESATDVQVLPNYSTPQKTDSYFNPKMKLNRQLIFCALAVLAEERKPIECLDAFGATGIMGLQWAKHLRSSVKVTINDCNENSVTMIQENCHLNKMKVKLHTKEQDYDEAMGDGGENSDTIEVTKMDANVIMHLRSFDFIHLDPFGTSVNYLDSAFRNVRNLGIVSLTSTDISSLYAKAQHVALRHYGCNIVRTEYYKELAARIVIAAVTRAAARCNKGIEVLLAVALEHFVLVVVRVLRGPSPADDSAKKIRYLIHCQWCEERIFQKEGNMVEENPYQQLPCDCHGSMPGKTAVVLGPLWSGALFNTGFLRRMLFEAVQYGLDEAQPLLKTLVCEADCTTLKHFSIHSLYDENKQEECGVYIKTPNTSAESYLVHGKRKSDEVIRNAAKRQKSENSAEHPAFYYNIHRHSIKGMNMPKLNKFLNYLSEAGYRVSRTHFDPMGVRTNAPLAQFKTILMKYSTPTYLGGQAEGPVHLPEDVKAGEQVQAAEDSKAGDTEFLEDDKSGVAAAMFTKDYPTYCGAD; translated from the exons ATGGCAGCGGAGGAGGCTGCGGAGGCCTTGCTGGTGCGGCTGTCCCCGGAGCGGAGGCAGCCGGAGCGGGAAGACGACGATGAGGAGAACCCCGAAGGCGGCGGCGAGACAGCAGCGCTCA ATGGCGTGGTTGtccctggaaaagagaaaagcaacaacCTGGATGTGAAAGTTACTGAGTCAGAAttggaaactgaagaaaaaggaatggaGGAAGAATCCACAAGGGAATCTGATAGCAACATTTTGGATGTATCATCTGATTATCCAAGAG agaaacatATTTCAATTCAAAGACATCTTGCTGATCTAGAGAAACTAGCTGACCTGAAAGAAG atgaaaagaaGCCTTGTCCATTGTGTCCTGAGGAGAAATTCAAAGCTTGCTATAGTCATAAACTCCATCGACACCTTCAGAATTTGCACTGGAAAGTTTCTGTTGCATTTGAAG GGTACAGAATGTGCATCTGTCACTTACCTTGTCGTCcagtaaaaccaaacctcatTGGAGACCAG acattttcaaaGATGGGAGCCCATTACCATTGTATCATCTGTTCAGCAACTATCACACGAAGAACTGACATGATAGGTCATATTAATCGTCATGTGAATAAAGGAGAAACTGAATCAAGGTTTATTACAG TTCCTGCTCCCAAGTCTTCTCATGAAGTGCTGAAAGAGTCGGCCACAGATGTGCAGGTTCTTCCCAACTACTCCACACCTCAGAAAACAGATTCCTATTTTAATCCTAAAATGAAACTCAACAG gcaaTTGATATTCTGTGCACTAGCTGTTCTAGCTGAGGAACGTAAACCGATAGAATGTTTGGATGCTTTCGGTGCCACTG GTATAATGGGATTACAATGGGCAAAGCATCTCAGAAGTTCTGTGAAGGTTACAATTAATGATTGTAATGAAAATTCTGTGACAATGATTCAGGAAAACTgccatttaaacaaaatgaaggtGAAACTGCACACTAAGGAACAAGACTATGATGAAGCTAtgggagatggaggagaaaatagtGACACCATTGAGGTGACAAAAATGGATGCCAATGTTATAATGCATTTGAGATCATTTGATTTTAT cCATTTGGATCCCTTCGGAACTTCTGTGAATTATCTGGATTCTGCCTTTAGAAATGTGAGAAATCTTGGAATTGTGTCACTCACGTCCACAGACATCAGTTCTCTGTATGCAAAGGCTCAACACGTTGCCCTGCGTCATTATGGATGTAATATTGTCAGAACTGAGTACTACAAGGAACTGGCAGCCAGAATAGTAATAGCTGCTGTGACAAG AGCTGCAGCTCGCTGTAACAAAGGCATTGAAGTTTTACTTGCAGTAGCTCTAGAACATTTTGTTCTAGTAGTGGTCAGAGTTTTAAGGGGGCCATCCCCTGCGGATgattcagcaaagaaaataagatacCTCATCCATTGCCAGTGGTGCGAAGAgagaatttttcagaaagaggGTAATATGGTAGAAG AAAACCCTTATCAGCAGCTGCCTTGTGATTGTCACGGCAGTATGCCAGGGAAGACAGCAGTAGTTCTTGGTCCGCTCTG GTCAGGAGCCCTCTTTAACACTGGATTCCTCAGAAGAATGCTGTTTGAGGCTGTCCAGTATGGTTTGGATGAAGCTCAGCCACTCTTGAAGACATTAGTTTGTGAAGCAGACTGCacaactttaaaacatttttctatccATAGTCTTTATGATGAGAACAAACAAG AAGAGTGTGGCGTATATATTAAAACACCAAATACTTCTGCAGAATCCTACTTGGTACATG gaaaaagaaaaagcgaTGAAGTGATTCGAAATGCAGCCAAGCGACAAAAATCTGAGAACAGTGCTGAGCATCCTGCATTTTACTACAATATCCACAGACACAGTATTAAAGGGATGAACATGCCAAA GTTAAATAAGTTCTTAAACTATCTCTCTGAAGCTGGATACAGAGTAAGCAGAACCCACTTTGATCCTATGGGAGTTCGCACGAATGCGCCCTTGGCACAGTTTAAGACTATTCTTATGAAGTACAGCACTCCCACATACCTGGGGGGGCAGGCAGAAGGCCCTGTCCATCTACCTGAAGATGTCAAGGCAGGAGAACAGGTTCAGGCTGCTGAAGACAGCAAGGCAGGAGATACCGAGTTTCTGGAAGATGATAAATCTGGAGTCGCTGCCGCCATGTTCACAAAAGACTACCCTACTTACTGTGGAGCTGATTAA
- the TRMT1L gene encoding TRMT1-like protein isoform X2, whose translation MAAEEAAEALLVRLSPERRQPEREDDDEENPEGGGETAALNGVVVPGKEKSNNLDVKVTESELETEEKGMEEESTRESDSNILDVSSDYPREKHISIQRHLADLEKLADLKEGEFTMAVSETTDLHVTDEKKPCPLCPEEKFKACYSHKLHRHLQNLHWKVSVAFEGYRMCICHLPCRPVKPNLIGDQTFSKMGAHYHCIICSATITRRTDMIGHINRHVNKGETESRFITVPAPKSSHEVLKESATDVQVLPNYSTPQKTDSYFNPKMKLNRQLIFCALAVLAEERKPIECLDAFGATGIMGLQWAKHLRSSVKVTINDCNENSVTMIQENCHLNKMKVKLHTKEQDYDEAMGDGGENSDTIEVTKMDANVIMHLRSFDFIHLDPFGTSVNYLDSAFRNVRNLGIVSLTSTDISSLYAKAQHVALRHYGCNIVRTEYYKELAARIVIAAVTRAAARCNKGIEVLLAVALEHFVLVVVRVLRGPSPADDSAKKIRYLIHCQWCEERIFQKEGNMVEENPYQQLPCDCHGSMPGKTAVVLGPLWSGALFNTGFLRRMLFEAVQYGLDEAQPLLKTLVCEADCTTLKHFSIHSLYDENKQEECGVYIKTPNTSAESYLVHGKRKSDEVIRNAAKRQKSENSAEHPAFYYNIHRHSIKGMNMPKLNKFLNYLSEAGYRVSRTHFDPMGVRTNAPLAQFKTILMKYSTPTYLGGQAEGPVHLPEDVKAGEQVQAAEDSKAGDTEFLEDDKSGVAAAMFTKDYPTYCGAD comes from the exons ATGGCAGCGGAGGAGGCTGCGGAGGCCTTGCTGGTGCGGCTGTCCCCGGAGCGGAGGCAGCCGGAGCGGGAAGACGACGATGAGGAGAACCCCGAAGGCGGCGGCGAGACAGCAGCGCTCA ATGGCGTGGTTGtccctggaaaagagaaaagcaacaacCTGGATGTGAAAGTTACTGAGTCAGAAttggaaactgaagaaaaaggaatggaGGAAGAATCCACAAGGGAATCTGATAGCAACATTTTGGATGTATCATCTGATTATCCAAGAG agaaacatATTTCAATTCAAAGACATCTTGCTGATCTAGAGAAACTAGCTGACCTGAAAGAAGGTGAGTTTACCATGGCAGTATCTGAGACCACAGATCTTCATGTTACag atgaaaagaaGCCTTGTCCATTGTGTCCTGAGGAGAAATTCAAAGCTTGCTATAGTCATAAACTCCATCGACACCTTCAGAATTTGCACTGGAAAGTTTCTGTTGCATTTGAAG GGTACAGAATGTGCATCTGTCACTTACCTTGTCGTCcagtaaaaccaaacctcatTGGAGACCAG acattttcaaaGATGGGAGCCCATTACCATTGTATCATCTGTTCAGCAACTATCACACGAAGAACTGACATGATAGGTCATATTAATCGTCATGTGAATAAAGGAGAAACTGAATCAAGGTTTATTACAG TTCCTGCTCCCAAGTCTTCTCATGAAGTGCTGAAAGAGTCGGCCACAGATGTGCAGGTTCTTCCCAACTACTCCACACCTCAGAAAACAGATTCCTATTTTAATCCTAAAATGAAACTCAACAG gcaaTTGATATTCTGTGCACTAGCTGTTCTAGCTGAGGAACGTAAACCGATAGAATGTTTGGATGCTTTCGGTGCCACTG GTATAATGGGATTACAATGGGCAAAGCATCTCAGAAGTTCTGTGAAGGTTACAATTAATGATTGTAATGAAAATTCTGTGACAATGATTCAGGAAAACTgccatttaaacaaaatgaaggtGAAACTGCACACTAAGGAACAAGACTATGATGAAGCTAtgggagatggaggagaaaatagtGACACCATTGAGGTGACAAAAATGGATGCCAATGTTATAATGCATTTGAGATCATTTGATTTTAT cCATTTGGATCCCTTCGGAACTTCTGTGAATTATCTGGATTCTGCCTTTAGAAATGTGAGAAATCTTGGAATTGTGTCACTCACGTCCACAGACATCAGTTCTCTGTATGCAAAGGCTCAACACGTTGCCCTGCGTCATTATGGATGTAATATTGTCAGAACTGAGTACTACAAGGAACTGGCAGCCAGAATAGTAATAGCTGCTGTGACAAG AGCTGCAGCTCGCTGTAACAAAGGCATTGAAGTTTTACTTGCAGTAGCTCTAGAACATTTTGTTCTAGTAGTGGTCAGAGTTTTAAGGGGGCCATCCCCTGCGGATgattcagcaaagaaaataagatacCTCATCCATTGCCAGTGGTGCGAAGAgagaatttttcagaaagaggGTAATATGGTAGAAG AAAACCCTTATCAGCAGCTGCCTTGTGATTGTCACGGCAGTATGCCAGGGAAGACAGCAGTAGTTCTTGGTCCGCTCTG GTCAGGAGCCCTCTTTAACACTGGATTCCTCAGAAGAATGCTGTTTGAGGCTGTCCAGTATGGTTTGGATGAAGCTCAGCCACTCTTGAAGACATTAGTTTGTGAAGCAGACTGCacaactttaaaacatttttctatccATAGTCTTTATGATGAGAACAAACAAG AAGAGTGTGGCGTATATATTAAAACACCAAATACTTCTGCAGAATCCTACTTGGTACATG gaaaaagaaaaagcgaTGAAGTGATTCGAAATGCAGCCAAGCGACAAAAATCTGAGAACAGTGCTGAGCATCCTGCATTTTACTACAATATCCACAGACACAGTATTAAAGGGATGAACATGCCAAA GTTAAATAAGTTCTTAAACTATCTCTCTGAAGCTGGATACAGAGTAAGCAGAACCCACTTTGATCCTATGGGAGTTCGCACGAATGCGCCCTTGGCACAGTTTAAGACTATTCTTATGAAGTACAGCACTCCCACATACCTGGGGGGGCAGGCAGAAGGCCCTGTCCATCTACCTGAAGATGTCAAGGCAGGAGAACAGGTTCAGGCTGCTGAAGACAGCAAGGCAGGAGATACCGAGTTTCTGGAAGATGATAAATCTGGAGTCGCTGCCGCCATGTTCACAAAAGACTACCCTACTTACTGTGGAGCTGATTAA